The DNA window GTTTGAGTATCTTTCTTATGTCGCAATGGAGTAGTGCGACCGATTGGGAATTTACCAATGTGCTGGGCCAGATCGGGCTGGGATACTTTTTTCTGTTCCTGCTTTGGGGCTGGCCGTTTCGCGTCCAGGCGATCGCTCTGGGAGTGATTCTGCTGAGCACCTGGATTGCTTTTGAAGCGTACCCCGGCGCCGGGATCGACCCCCAGCAGGGAGCGCCGGAGGTCGGCGTCAAGGCGGAATGGGCGCAGGAGCATCTGCAGGGGGTGCGGCCTGCCTGGCACAAGAATGCGAACATCGCGCATGCGATCGATCGCACTTTCTTGAACTGGTTTCCCCGGGAGAAGCCTTGGCTGTTCAGCCGCGGCGGCTATGCCACGATCAGCTTCTGGCCCTCGCTGGCGACGATGCTGCTGGGACTGATGGCGGGGGAGCTGCTCCGTTCCAACCGGCCGGAAAAAACGAAGTTGCTCCTGCTACTGGCCGCAGGAGCCGCCGGCTTGCTGCTGGGCTATTTGCTGAACCTGAGCGGAATCTGCCCCATGGTGAAGCGGATCTGGACGCCGTCGTGGGCGTTCTTTTCGACCGGCTGGTGTCTGCTGATCCTGGGGGCGTTATACGGGATCGTCGACATCCTGGGCTTTCGCCGGTGGACGTTCCCGCTGGTTGTGGTGGGGGCGAATTCGATTCTGATCTACTGCATGAGCATATCGCTCAAGCCGTACACGGAGAAGCAGATCCGCACGCACCTGGGGCAGGATGTTTTCTCGCTGTACGGCTGGCCTTCCACGGAAACGGCCGCCGCCATTTCTCCGATGGTGGAGTC is part of the Lignipirellula cremea genome and encodes:
- a CDS encoding acyltransferase family protein; this encodes MAKPASPEVPSPTPSSTPPVASSAAGTPALGKRLQSLDAYRGLIMITLAFGGFGLAKTAKNFHELYPEASYWESIQYQFSHAEWVGCSYWDLIQPSFMFMVGVSLAWSFGKRRDQGDSYPRMLLHAAARSLILVGLSIFLMSQWSSATDWEFTNVLGQIGLGYFFLFLLWGWPFRVQAIALGVILLSTWIAFEAYPGAGIDPQQGAPEVGVKAEWAQEHLQGVRPAWHKNANIAHAIDRTFLNWFPREKPWLFSRGGYATISFWPSLATMLLGLMAGELLRSNRPEKTKLLLLLAAGAAGLLLGYLLNLSGICPMVKRIWTPSWAFFSTGWCLLILGALYGIVDILGFRRWTFPLVVVGANSILIYCMSISLKPYTEKQIRTHLGQDVFSLYGWPSTETAAAISPMVESIAVGLAFWLVCYYCYRHKIFIRI